The following proteins come from a genomic window of Micromonospora echinofusca:
- a CDS encoding DUF885 domain-containing protein, whose translation MTTIVEVADGYLDALAELDPEAAEAAGRTPDSHFADLSPDGFAARAELARRTAAAAAGASADGTAQRALAGALTDRLASEVDLYDAGFTTRLLAPLATPVHLVRQVFDNLPRDSERDWAVVAAHLRRVPTALGQYAETLRRSAGRGQLVARRQVLAVADQCTAWVTSDDFYGRLVAGCPDGPLAGELAAGARSAAAATADFAAFLRTELAPRASAVDGVGRDLYAVTARSFLGASVDLDELYAYGWEELARTAAEQRAVAAELGHPDVASARAALDADPAGRVPVGPDLERWLRERTERLTDALDGAHFDIPAATRRVVCRISPAASGVMYYTPPDVGLTRPGGIWWSTPPGESTVPVWRHVGTLCHEGLPGHHLQHAITLTTAGLHPWQRSLCQVHGYAEGWAHYAERLADEVGLYTGPAERLGMLDGQMWRAARVVIDLGLHLDVPIPTGTGFTDARRWTPALAVDFLARVAGLDPATARFEVDRYLGWPAQALAFKVGARLWQQARRETERREGAGFDRKRFHHRALRLGPMGLDPLRARLAELS comes from the coding sequence ATGACCACGATCGTCGAGGTCGCCGACGGGTACCTCGACGCGCTCGCCGAACTGGATCCGGAGGCCGCCGAGGCGGCGGGGCGTACCCCCGACTCGCACTTCGCGGACCTCTCCCCCGACGGCTTCGCCGCCCGCGCGGAGCTGGCCCGCCGCACCGCCGCCGCGGCGGCCGGCGCCAGCGCCGACGGCACCGCGCAGCGGGCCCTCGCGGGCGCGCTGACCGACCGGCTGGCCAGCGAGGTCGACCTGTACGACGCGGGCTTCACCACCCGGCTGCTGGCCCCGCTGGCGACGCCGGTGCACCTGGTCCGGCAGGTCTTCGACAACCTGCCGCGCGACAGCGAGCGGGACTGGGCGGTCGTCGCCGCGCACCTGCGCCGGGTGCCGACGGCGCTCGGGCAGTACGCCGAGACGCTGCGCCGCTCGGCCGGGCGGGGGCAGCTCGTCGCGCGCCGGCAGGTGCTGGCGGTCGCCGACCAGTGCACCGCCTGGGTCACCTCCGACGACTTCTACGGCCGGCTGGTGGCCGGGTGTCCGGACGGACCGCTGGCCGGGGAGCTGGCCGCCGGGGCGCGGTCGGCCGCCGCCGCGACGGCGGACTTCGCCGCGTTCCTGCGTACCGAGCTGGCGCCCCGGGCCAGCGCGGTCGACGGCGTCGGCCGCGACCTGTACGCCGTCACGGCGCGCAGCTTCCTCGGCGCGAGCGTCGACCTGGACGAGCTGTACGCGTACGGCTGGGAGGAGCTGGCCCGCACCGCCGCCGAGCAGCGCGCGGTCGCCGCCGAGCTGGGCCACCCGGACGTGGCGTCGGCGCGGGCCGCGCTGGACGCCGACCCCGCCGGCCGGGTGCCGGTCGGGCCCGACCTGGAGCGCTGGCTGCGCGAGCGCACCGAACGGCTCACCGACGCCCTGGACGGTGCGCACTTCGACATCCCGGCCGCCACCCGCCGCGTGGTGTGCCGGATCAGCCCCGCCGCCTCCGGCGTCATGTACTACACCCCGCCCGACGTCGGGCTGACCCGCCCGGGCGGGATCTGGTGGTCGACGCCCCCCGGCGAGTCGACGGTGCCGGTGTGGCGGCACGTCGGGACGCTCTGCCACGAGGGGCTGCCCGGGCACCACCTCCAGCACGCGATCACCCTCACCACCGCCGGCCTGCACCCGTGGCAGCGTTCGCTGTGCCAGGTGCACGGGTACGCCGAGGGCTGGGCGCACTACGCCGAACGCCTCGCCGACGAGGTGGGCCTCTACACCGGCCCGGCCGAGCGGCTCGGGATGCTCGACGGGCAGATGTGGCGCGCCGCCCGGGTGGTCATCGACCTCGGCCTGCACCTGGACGTGCCGATCCCGACCGGGACCGGCTTCACCGACGCGCGCCGGTGGACCCCCGCGCTGGCCGTGGACTTCCTGGCCCGCGTCGCCGGGCTGGACCCGGCGACCGCACGCTTCGAGGTCGACCGCTACCTCGGCTGGCCGGCGCAGGCGCTGGCCTTCAAGGTCGGGGCGCGGCTGTGGCAGCAGGCCCGCCGGGAAACCGAACGGCGCGAGGGCGCGGGGTTCGACCGCAAGCGGTTCCACCACCGCGCCCTGCGGCTCGGCCCGATGGGGCTCGATCCGTTGCGCGCCCGCCTCGCCGAACTCTCCTGA